GCGCTGCCGTTCCAGGAGCGTAAGCGGAATGGCGGCCGCGGGCAATCGCGGCCCGGGCGCAGGGCACGAGGGCGCTGGCTGCGGCCCGCGAGCGGCTGCGTCGCCTGACACCTGGCGCTGCCGCTACGGCAGCGCTGCCAACAGCTTCTCGAGGCGGTCCGTGGTCTCCACCATCCCGCTCTCCATGCCCGTCGCGATCGCGGAGTCTCTCGCTTCACGCGACCTGTAAAGGCTCGTGATGGTCATGAGGGTCTTGCCGTCGCGCTCCTCGAAGGTGGTCGTGTTCAGGGTGCCACCGCCCATGACCTCCATCTCGTCCCCTTCGAAGACCTCCGTGGCCACGAAGCGCTCCGGGCGGACGACTTCCCGATACTCGCCGCCCAGCCCCATCTGGCCCCCCTCCCGCAGCCTCCACACGAAGCGGTAACGTCCTCCTGGCCGGAGGTCGACCTCACAGATGATCAGCTCGTCCCCCTCCCGGCCAAACCAGCGCCGCAAGTGCTCCGGCTTCGTCCAGGCGTCGAATACGAGCTCGCGCGGGGCATCGAAGACGCGGCGCGCCACGATCTCGAGGTCCGACGGCGTTGTTATGACGAGGCGGTTCGTGCTCTGGTGGACCATGGTCCTGCTCCCTTCTGGGTACGTCCGCCGGTTGCGAGAGGGCGGCTCATCCGCCCTGAAATGCCCGCTCGAGCGCCGCAATGTCCAGCTTCTTCATCGGCAGCAGGGCCTGGGTGACGCGAGCCACCTGCTCGTCGCTGCCACGCTCCAGCATCTCGTCCATACCAGCCGGCACGATTTGCCAGGAGAGCCCGTACCTGTCCTTCAGCCAGCCGCACTGCTCGGCCTCAGGGTCGGCGGACAGCCTGTCCCAGTAGTAATCGATCTCCTCCTGAGTCTCGCAGTAGACCATGAAGGAAATCGACTCGTTGAACTTGAAGAGCGGCCCGGCGCTGATCGCCATGAACGGCTGGCCGCAGAGTTCAAACGAGACGACCTCGGTGTCGCCGGAGGGCGTGTCGCGGAGCGTCGTGAGGTTCGTGATCCTGGACTGCGGGAAGACGGAGGTGTAAAACTCCGCCGCCTCCTT
This window of the Dehalococcoidia bacterium genome carries:
- a CDS encoding SRPBCC family protein, which translates into the protein MVHQSTNRLVITTPSDLEIVARRVFDAPRELVFDAWTKPEHLRRWFGREGDELIICEVDLRPGGRYRFVWRLREGGQMGLGGEYREVVRPERFVATEVFEGDEMEVMGGGTLNTTTFEERDGKTLMTITSLYRSREARDSAIATGMESGMVETTDRLEKLLAALP
- a CDS encoding VOC family protein encodes the protein MTAIKQKIVPHLWYDREAKEAAEFYTSVFPQSRITNLTTLRDTPSGDTEVVSFELCGQPFMAISAGPLFKFNESISFMVYCETQEEIDYYWDRLSADPEAEQCGWLKDRYGLSWQIVPAGMDEMLERGSDEQVARVTQALLPMKKLDIAALERAFQGG